Proteins encoded by one window of Cyanobium sp. NS01:
- a CDS encoding type II toxin-antitoxin system PemK/MazF family toxin produces MREGTVSRGNIFLVALNPTRGSEIRKPRPCGIVASEELNAHLRTFIVAPLVAPLTVAVLLCGVVCGGQKARTHDAHPPLSRTDRCICGLPGLIGTSFTVR; encoded by the coding sequence GTGAGAGAGGGAACTGTCTCAAGAGGGAACATCTTTCTCGTTGCCCTTAATCCCACGCGTGGTTCTGAGATCAGGAAGCCAAGGCCATGCGGTATTGTCGCCTCCGAAGAGTTGAATGCCCATCTCCGCACATTCATTGTTGCACCACTAGTTGCACCACTAACTGTGGCGGTGTTGCTGTGCGGGGTGGTGTGCGGCGGGCAGAAGGCTCGAACCCATGACGCTCACCCACCCCTCAGCCGCACCGACAGATGCATCTGCGGGCTGCCGGGACTGATCGGCACCTCCTTCACCGTGAGGTAA